Proteins from a genomic interval of Hydrogenophaga sp. PAMC20947:
- the cgtA gene encoding Obg family GTPase CgtA: MKFVDEATIDVAAGDGGNGCASFRHEKYKEFGGPDGGDGGRGGHVLAVADASLNTLVDFRFTRRFEARRGEHGKGSDMFGIKGDDILLKMPVGTIIADAETGEVLHELLEPGEQITLAKGGDGGFGNMHFKSSTNRSPRKKTPGWVGERHTLQLELKVLADVGLLGMPNAGKSTLIAAVSNARPKIADYPFTTLHPNLGVVRVAPEKSFVVADVPGLIEGASEGAGLGHQFLRHLQRTRVLLHLVDVAPFDDSVDPVAQAKAIVKELKKFDQKLYDKPRWLVLNKLDMVPADEREALVKGIVKRLKFKGPVFEISALTREGCERLVQSVYEYLAKEFRSHLPEENPDPRFVEPDPRGI, translated from the coding sequence ATGAAATTTGTGGACGAGGCCACGATTGACGTTGCCGCTGGCGACGGGGGCAACGGCTGCGCTTCTTTTCGGCACGAGAAGTACAAAGAATTTGGTGGGCCTGATGGCGGCGACGGTGGTCGCGGCGGCCACGTACTGGCCGTTGCCGATGCCAGTCTGAACACGCTTGTGGATTTTCGCTTTACGCGACGGTTTGAAGCTCGCCGGGGTGAACACGGCAAAGGCTCTGATATGTTCGGTATCAAGGGCGATGACATTTTGCTCAAAATGCCCGTGGGCACCATCATTGCAGACGCAGAGACCGGTGAGGTTTTGCACGAGCTGCTGGAGCCTGGTGAGCAGATCACGCTCGCCAAAGGCGGCGATGGCGGTTTTGGCAACATGCATTTCAAGAGCTCAACCAACCGTTCACCGCGCAAAAAAACGCCAGGTTGGGTTGGCGAACGGCACACCCTCCAGCTGGAGCTCAAAGTGTTGGCCGATGTGGGTCTGCTCGGCATGCCGAATGCCGGAAAGTCCACTTTGATTGCGGCGGTCTCGAATGCCCGCCCAAAAATCGCGGACTATCCGTTTACGACACTGCACCCCAATCTGGGCGTGGTTCGGGTGGCGCCTGAGAAAAGTTTTGTGGTGGCCGATGTACCGGGTTTGATCGAGGGTGCGTCTGAAGGTGCGGGTCTGGGGCATCAATTTTTGCGCCACTTGCAGCGTACGCGTGTGCTGCTGCATCTGGTGGACGTGGCGCCCTTTGACGACAGCGTTGATCCGGTTGCACAGGCCAAGGCCATCGTGAAAGAACTGAAGAAGTTTGATCAAAAACTGTATGACAAGCCACGCTGGCTGGTGCTCAACAAACTGGATATGGTGCCGGCGGACGAGCGAGAGGCGCTGGTAAAAGGCATCGTCAAGCGGCTCAAGTTCAAGGGACCGGTCTTTGAAATCTCTGCGCTGACGCGCGAAGGTTGTGAGCGCTTGGTGCAGTCGGTGTACGAGTACCTCGCCAAGGAATTCCGCTCACATTTGCCAGAAGAGAACCCGGACCCCCGATTCGTGGAGCCCGATCCGCGCGGCATCTGA
- the rpmA gene encoding 50S ribosomal protein L27 yields MAQKKGGGSTRNGRDSNPKMLGVKKFGGELVSAGAIIVRQRGTRFHPGTNVGVGKDHTLFATATGTVSFAVKGALNRQMVFVTPV; encoded by the coding sequence ATGGCACAGAAAAAAGGCGGCGGCTCAACGCGAAACGGGCGCGATTCCAACCCCAAGATGCTTGGCGTGAAAAAATTTGGTGGTGAACTGGTTAGCGCCGGCGCCATCATCGTGCGCCAGCGCGGGACCCGATTCCACCCCGGCACCAATGTCGGCGTGGGCAAAGATCACACCTTGTTCGCCACGGCGACCGGTACTGTGAGCTTTGCGGTGAAGGGTGCTTTGAATCGCCAAATGGTGTTCGTCACCCCTGTTTGA
- the rplU gene encoding 50S ribosomal protein L21, whose protein sequence is MYAVIKTGGKQYRVAAGEKIKVEQIAADVGQEIVFDQVLAVGNGSEIKVGTPLVSGATVTVTVLAHGRHEKVTIFKMRRRKHYQKRQGHRQNFTELQVASIAG, encoded by the coding sequence ATGTACGCGGTCATAAAAACCGGTGGCAAACAGTATCGTGTTGCTGCCGGCGAAAAAATTAAAGTAGAACAGATTGCTGCGGACGTGGGCCAAGAGATCGTGTTTGACCAGGTTCTGGCAGTCGGTAACGGCAGCGAGATCAAGGTGGGCACTCCCTTGGTTTCCGGCGCAACGGTCACGGTCACGGTTCTGGCACACGGCAGGCACGAAAAGGTCACCATCTTCAAGATGCGCCGTCGTAAGCACTACCAAAAGCGCCAAGGCCATCGTCAAAATTTCACCGAACTGCAAGTTGCGTCGATCGCAGGCTGA
- a CDS encoding polyprenyl synthetase family protein, whose product MQQVDRVISERLTTEVPLVREVAQYIISAGGKRLRPALLLLISGALGNHHPDRFTLAAVVEFIHTATLLHDDVVDESTMRRGRPTANEAFGNAPSVLVGDFLYSRAFQMMVDVNNMRVMQVLSDATNVIAEGEVLQLMNMRDASLDEAAYLRVIRSKTAKLFEASARLAPIIANSSSAIETACATYGQALGTAFQIIDDVLDYEGSADLLGKNLGDDLREGKVTLPIICALKTANEREKAILRNAIEEGDLSHLGEILAIIRATGALESARQTAAAEAQRAIAAAQQLPTNRYSSALLELAAGLLERRT is encoded by the coding sequence ATGCAACAGGTCGATCGCGTGATCAGCGAGCGCCTCACCACCGAGGTGCCGCTCGTCCGCGAGGTGGCGCAATACATCATCTCGGCTGGCGGCAAACGCCTTCGGCCCGCCCTGCTGCTCCTGATCAGCGGCGCTCTAGGAAACCACCATCCCGACCGGTTCACCCTGGCTGCAGTGGTTGAATTCATCCACACCGCCACACTGCTGCACGACGATGTCGTGGATGAATCAACAATGCGCAGGGGGCGTCCTACCGCCAACGAGGCGTTTGGCAATGCACCGAGCGTATTGGTGGGCGACTTCCTCTACTCACGCGCCTTTCAGATGATGGTCGACGTGAACAACATGCGCGTGATGCAGGTGTTGTCTGACGCCACGAATGTGATCGCCGAGGGCGAGGTGCTACAGCTGATGAACATGCGCGATGCGTCCCTGGACGAGGCGGCCTACTTGCGGGTCATACGCTCCAAGACCGCCAAGCTCTTTGAGGCGAGTGCTCGCCTGGCGCCGATCATCGCCAACAGCTCATCGGCCATTGAAACAGCTTGTGCAACCTACGGTCAGGCACTGGGCACCGCGTTTCAAATCATCGACGACGTCCTTGACTACGAAGGCAGCGCCGACCTGCTGGGCAAGAACCTCGGTGATGACCTGCGAGAAGGCAAAGTTACGCTGCCGATCATTTGCGCGCTCAAAACAGCCAACGAACGTGAAAAGGCCATTCTTCGAAACGCCATCGAAGAGGGGGATCTTTCTCATCTGGGTGAGATCCTCGCGATCATTCGCGCGACCGGCGCCCTGGAATCCGCCCGGCAAACTGCTGCTGCAGAAGCCCAGCGGGCCATTGCTGCCGCACAGCAACTCCCCACCAACCGCTACTCTTCTGCGTTGCTGGAATTGGCCGCAGGGTTGCTGGAGCGCCGCACCTGA
- the pilB gene encoding type IV-A pilus assembly ATPase PilB, producing the protein MASADTIIQDSPSLALPGLGRALVSAGKLGQKAAEDLYKKAQSARTSFIAELTGSGAVSASDLAHTMSIAFAAPLLDLDAIDQERLPKNLLDSKICTDYRIVVLSKRNNRLLVATADPSDQQAAEKIKFSTQLGVDWVIAEFDKLSKLVDALSTTANEAMDNIIGGDFEFDEASTDTVEVETNEKAVSAEVDDAPVVKFLHKMLLDAFNMRASDLHFEPYEHTYRVRFRVDGELREIASPPIAIKDKLASRIKVISRMDISEKRIPQDGRMKLKVGPDRVIDFRVSSLPTLFGEKIVIRILDPSSAKVGIDALGYEPEEKERLMEAISRPYGMVLVTGPTGSGKTVSLYTCLNILNKPGINISTAEDPSEINLPGVNQVNVNEKAGLTFAAALKAFLRQDPDVIMVGEIRDLETADISIKAAQTGHMVLSTLHTNDAPTTLTRMMNMGIPVFNIASSVILITAQRLARRLCATCKVTLDVPRKALLDAGYTAEALDGTWTPYKPVGCSACNNGYKGRVGIYQVMPISEEIQRIILKGGSALDIAQQAGKEGVRTLRQSGLLKVKLGLTSLEEVLSVTNE; encoded by the coding sequence ATGGCGTCTGCTGACACGATCATCCAAGACTCTCCCTCTCTGGCCTTGCCCGGGCTTGGGCGGGCGCTTGTCTCCGCTGGAAAACTGGGGCAAAAGGCCGCAGAGGACCTGTACAAAAAAGCGCAAAGCGCACGCACAAGCTTCATTGCCGAGCTGACTGGCTCCGGAGCCGTGTCGGCATCGGATCTCGCGCACACGATGTCCATCGCATTTGCAGCGCCACTTCTTGATCTGGATGCAATCGATCAAGAGCGGCTGCCCAAAAACCTGCTCGACTCCAAGATTTGCACGGACTACCGCATTGTGGTGCTCAGCAAGCGCAACAACCGCTTGCTGGTGGCAACCGCCGACCCATCTGACCAGCAAGCCGCAGAAAAGATCAAGTTTTCGACCCAACTGGGTGTCGATTGGGTGATTGCCGAGTTTGACAAGCTCAGCAAGCTGGTTGATGCGCTGTCCACCACGGCCAACGAGGCCATGGACAACATCATCGGGGGCGATTTCGAGTTTGACGAAGCGTCCACCGATACTGTGGAAGTTGAAACGAACGAAAAAGCTGTTTCGGCAGAAGTTGACGATGCCCCCGTCGTCAAGTTCCTGCACAAAATGCTTCTGGACGCTTTCAACATGCGGGCATCTGACTTGCACTTTGAGCCCTACGAGCACACCTACCGGGTGCGCTTCCGGGTAGACGGGGAGTTGCGGGAAATCGCCTCCCCCCCCATCGCGATCAAAGACAAACTAGCGTCCCGGATCAAAGTCATCTCCCGCATGGACATTTCGGAGAAGCGGATCCCCCAAGACGGGCGGATGAAGCTCAAAGTGGGTCCCGATCGGGTGATCGATTTCCGGGTGAGCTCGTTGCCCACCCTCTTCGGCGAGAAGATCGTCATCCGTATTCTCGACCCCAGCAGCGCCAAGGTGGGTATCGATGCGCTGGGTTATGAACCCGAAGAAAAAGAGCGCCTGATGGAGGCGATTTCCCGTCCCTACGGGATGGTTCTGGTAACCGGCCCAACAGGTTCAGGCAAGACCGTGTCTTTGTACACCTGCCTGAACATACTCAACAAGCCCGGCATCAACATCTCGACGGCTGAAGATCCGTCGGAGATCAACTTGCCAGGCGTCAACCAGGTCAACGTGAATGAGAAGGCTGGCTTGACGTTCGCCGCCGCGCTCAAGGCCTTCTTGCGCCAGGATCCAGACGTCATCATGGTGGGTGAGATTCGCGACCTCGAAACTGCGGACATCTCCATCAAAGCCGCACAGACGGGTCACATGGTGCTCTCTACGCTGCACACCAACGATGCGCCTACGACGCTCACGCGCATGATGAACATGGGAATACCCGTTTTCAACATCGCTTCCAGCGTCATCCTGATCACGGCACAGCGCTTGGCCAGGCGCCTGTGCGCCACCTGCAAAGTGACTTTGGACGTCCCGCGGAAAGCACTGCTGGACGCCGGATACACGGCGGAGGCGCTGGATGGCACCTGGACGCCCTACAAACCGGTGGGTTGCAGCGCTTGCAACAACGGCTACAAGGGCCGGGTGGGTATCTACCAGGTCATGCCCATTTCGGAAGAAATACAGCGCATCATTCTCAAGGGTGGCAGCGCCCTCGACATCGCACAACAAGCCGGCAAAGAGGGCGTCAGAACCCTGCGCCAATCTGGACTGCTCAAGGTCAAGCTGGGCCTCACTTCTCTTGAAGAAGTGCTCAGCGTGACCAACGAATAG
- a CDS encoding type II secretion system F family protein has product MATAALKKVKDFVFEWEGKDRNGKQVRGETRAVGQNQVLAALRRQGIVPGKVKKRRMSSGKRIKPKDIAIFTRQLATMMKAGVPLLQSFDIVGRGNPNPNVSKLLNDIRSDVETGTSLSGAFRKNPLYFDTLYCNLIEAGETAGILEELLDRLAVYMEKTEAIKSKIKSALMYPISVVIVAFVVVAVIMIFVIPSFKEVFSSFGADLPGPTLFVIAISEFFTEYWWLIFGGIGGGLYFFFQAWRRNEKMQRVMDRLMLKMPIFGTLVEKSVIARWTRTLATMFAAGVPLVEALDSVGGASGNSVYAMATERIQQEVSTGTSLTNAMTNANLFPSMVLQMCAIGEESGSIDHMLGKAADFYEAEVDDMVAGISSLMEPIIIVVLGTIIGGIVVSMYLPIFKLGQVV; this is encoded by the coding sequence ATGGCAACCGCAGCATTGAAAAAGGTGAAGGACTTTGTCTTCGAATGGGAAGGCAAAGACCGCAATGGCAAGCAGGTCCGCGGGGAGACACGCGCAGTCGGCCAGAACCAGGTCTTGGCGGCTCTGCGCCGCCAGGGCATTGTGCCCGGCAAGGTCAAAAAACGCCGCATGTCGTCGGGCAAGCGCATCAAGCCCAAAGACATCGCCATCTTCACGCGCCAGCTCGCCACCATGATGAAAGCAGGCGTACCCCTGCTGCAATCGTTCGATATTGTGGGCCGCGGGAATCCCAATCCCAATGTATCCAAGCTGTTGAACGATATTCGTTCCGATGTTGAAACCGGCACCTCGCTCAGCGGCGCCTTCCGCAAAAACCCGCTGTACTTTGACACGCTGTATTGCAACTTGATCGAAGCGGGAGAGACTGCCGGTATTCTGGAAGAGTTGCTGGACCGCCTGGCGGTCTACATGGAGAAGACCGAGGCCATCAAGTCGAAAATCAAGTCGGCTTTGATGTACCCCATCTCCGTTGTTATTGTCGCCTTTGTGGTGGTGGCTGTGATCATGATTTTTGTGATCCCTTCTTTCAAAGAGGTGTTCTCATCCTTCGGCGCGGACTTGCCCGGCCCAACATTGTTTGTCATCGCCATCAGTGAGTTCTTCACGGAATACTGGTGGCTGATCTTTGGTGGCATCGGCGGGGGACTGTACTTTTTCTTCCAGGCCTGGCGCCGAAACGAAAAGATGCAGCGGGTGATGGACCGGCTGATGCTGAAGATGCCCATTTTCGGCACATTGGTGGAGAAATCTGTGATCGCTCGGTGGACCAGAACGCTGGCAACGATGTTTGCGGCGGGCGTGCCTTTGGTGGAGGCACTGGACTCTGTGGGGGGTGCATCGGGCAATTCGGTCTATGCCATGGCCACCGAAAGAATCCAGCAAGAAGTCTCCACCGGGACCAGTCTCACCAACGCCATGACCAACGCCAACCTGTTTCCGTCCATGGTTTTGCAAATGTGCGCCATCGGTGAGGAGTCAGGTTCCATCGATCACATGTTGGGCAAAGCTGCTGACTTCTATGAGGCAGAGGTTGACGACATGGTTGCCGGTATCTCCAGCTTGATGGAACCCATCATCATCGTGGTTCTGGGAACCATCATTGGTGGCATCGTGGTCTCCATGTACCTGCCCATTTTCAAACTGGGTCAGGTTGTTTGA
- a CDS encoding A24 family peptidase, whose protein sequence is MGGTEALDALALGLLGLMVGSFLNVVIHRLPKMMELRWVAECAELNPVGDQNFEATPQPAFNLMVPRSRCPHCGHAIQWFENIPLISYVALKGRCRGCHAGISARYPAVELVCAGLFAWCGWQWGLTWSGLAWSGFSAAVLALACIDWDTTLLPDDITLPLLWAGLCASALNLSGTALPDAVWGAVLGYLSLWLVYWAFKLATGKEGMGYGDFKLFAAIGAWFGWQALIPVILMSSVIGAMVGIAIKMFSQLREGGYVPFGPFLALAALTSMIFGPQAILSLIGL, encoded by the coding sequence ATGGGCGGGACGGAGGCGCTGGATGCCTTGGCACTCGGCTTGCTGGGGCTGATGGTCGGCAGTTTTTTGAATGTGGTGATCCACCGTCTTCCCAAGATGATGGAACTGCGCTGGGTGGCGGAATGCGCTGAACTCAATCCCGTTGGTGACCAGAACTTCGAAGCAACGCCGCAGCCCGCGTTCAATCTGATGGTGCCCCGTTCGCGGTGTCCCCATTGCGGGCATGCGATCCAATGGTTTGAGAACATTCCCTTGATCAGCTATGTGGCGCTCAAGGGTCGGTGCCGTGGCTGTCATGCGGGTATTTCAGCCCGTTATCCGGCGGTTGAGCTTGTGTGCGCCGGACTCTTCGCTTGGTGTGGCTGGCAGTGGGGGCTCACTTGGTCGGGTCTTGCCTGGAGCGGTTTTTCTGCTGCCGTCTTGGCTTTGGCGTGTATTGACTGGGATACAACCCTCCTGCCCGACGACATCACCCTGCCCTTGCTTTGGGCGGGCTTGTGCGCAAGCGCACTGAACCTGAGCGGTACGGCCCTGCCCGATGCCGTGTGGGGTGCCGTTTTAGGGTATTTGTCATTGTGGCTGGTGTACTGGGCATTCAAACTGGCTACCGGCAAAGAAGGCATGGGATACGGCGACTTCAAGCTGTTCGCGGCCATTGGCGCTTGGTTCGGCTGGCAAGCATTGATTCCTGTGATCTTGATGTCATCCGTTATTGGCGCCATGGTCGGCATCGCTATCAAGATGTTCAGTCAGTTGCGCGAAGGTGGCTACGTGCCCTTTGGGCCTTTTCTTGCATTGGCCGCACTGACTTCCATGATCTTTGGCCCACAGGCCATCCTCAGCCTGATCGGGCTGTGA
- the coaE gene encoding dephospho-CoA kinase (Dephospho-CoA kinase (CoaE) performs the final step in coenzyme A biosynthesis.), producing MLGLRGADVIDADAISRATTEAGGLAMPAIGAQFGPDFVALDGSMDREKMRAQVFGRARDRQLLESIIHPLVAQEIQRRIQASTASCLVFDIPLLVESSHWRRQLDHILVIDCSEDTQIRRVQRRNAWDRGQVESVISSQCSRLKRLAAADTALLNDGEDIKALEVLVARCAHQFGL from the coding sequence ATGTTGGGTTTGCGAGGCGCAGACGTGATTGACGCAGACGCCATTTCCCGCGCGACAACCGAGGCCGGTGGACTCGCGATGCCCGCTATCGGAGCTCAGTTCGGTCCGGACTTCGTCGCCCTCGACGGATCCATGGACCGAGAAAAAATGAGGGCCCAGGTGTTTGGGAGGGCCCGAGACAGGCAGCTTCTGGAGAGCATCATTCACCCGTTGGTGGCCCAAGAAATTCAACGGCGCATTCAAGCAAGCACTGCGTCTTGCCTGGTCTTTGACATCCCATTGTTGGTAGAAAGCAGCCATTGGCGAAGGCAGTTGGACCATATCCTTGTCATAGACTGCTCTGAGGACACCCAGATTCGAAGGGTTCAACGGCGCAACGCCTGGGACCGTGGCCAGGTCGAATCCGTGATCTCCAGCCAGTGCTCTCGTTTGAAGCGTTTGGCCGCCGCAGACACCGCGCTGCTGAACGATGGTGAAGATATCAAGGCCCTGGAAGTTCTTGTGGCTCGATGTGCTCACCAGTTCGGGCTATGA
- the zapD gene encoding cell division protein ZapD, translated as MILYEYPFNERIRTYLRLEHLFQRLEELLPRSHALDHHYVIQTIFEIMDVAARADMKSDVLKDIDRHKLQLNSYRGNPAISERALDEVIAELDGCFSELNKLQGKTGQALTENDWLMSIRSRIGIPGGTCEFDLPAYFDWQHHSVQQRQTDLREWVQNLAPLAEAIALLMKMLRDSGSPQKVVAPSGQFQQILPQGRTFQLLRLGINPSTGLIPEISGNRLMLSVRLMRLGDDDRLHSAVEDAAFELTLCA; from the coding sequence GTGATCCTGTACGAATACCCCTTCAACGAACGCATCCGCACCTACCTGCGCCTGGAGCATCTCTTCCAGCGCCTCGAAGAGTTGCTGCCCCGAAGTCACGCGCTCGATCATCACTACGTGATTCAAACCATCTTTGAAATCATGGACGTTGCGGCTAGGGCCGACATGAAGTCGGATGTGCTGAAGGATATCGACAGGCACAAACTGCAGCTCAACAGCTACAGAGGCAACCCGGCTATTTCTGAGCGCGCGCTGGATGAAGTGATTGCTGAACTGGATGGCTGTTTTTCCGAACTCAACAAGCTGCAAGGCAAAACCGGCCAGGCTCTGACGGAGAACGACTGGTTGATGAGCATTCGCAGCCGAATCGGTATTCCAGGAGGGACGTGTGAGTTTGACCTGCCCGCCTACTTTGACTGGCAGCACCACAGCGTCCAACAGCGACAGACCGACTTGAGAGAGTGGGTACAAAATTTGGCTCCATTGGCGGAAGCCATTGCTTTGCTGATGAAAATGCTGCGCGACTCAGGTTCACCTCAAAAAGTGGTCGCACCGAGCGGACAGTTTCAACAAATTCTGCCCCAAGGACGGACGTTCCAGTTGCTCCGCTTGGGCATCAATCCCTCAACAGGCCTGATTCCGGAAATCAGTGGCAATCGGCTCATGCTTTCTGTGCGCCTCATGCGCCTCGGTGACGACGACCGTCTCCACAGCGCAGTGGAAGATGCCGCTTTTGAACTCACTTTGTGCGCTTGA
- a CDS encoding DNA gyrase inhibitor YacG — MSSHRPESAPRTVDCPQCRGQSLYSPGNRFRPFCSERCKQMDLGAWASEDFKLPEQEVNQDPGFEQS, encoded by the coding sequence ATGAGCAGCCATCGTCCTGAGTCTGCGCCAAGAACCGTGGACTGTCCCCAGTGTCGAGGGCAGAGCCTTTACTCACCTGGCAATCGCTTCAGACCATTTTGCAGCGAGCGCTGCAAGCAGATGGATCTGGGCGCGTGGGCCAGCGAAGACTTCAAACTACCCGAGCAAGAAGTTAACCAAGATCCTGGCTTCGAGCAAAGCTGA
- a CDS encoding NUDIX domain-containing protein: MVDGDLRRPEGSDRPEVHVAVGILIAGDERFLLTSRPVGKAYAGYWEFPGGKLEVGESVEQALRRELHEEIGVTIGEVHIWRDKLVDYPHALVRLHFCKIYEWTGVLEMREGQSFTWEQLPVVSAPVLPGTVPVLEWLALGRDD, from the coding sequence ATGGTGGACGGAGATCTGCGTCGTCCGGAAGGATCCGATCGTCCGGAGGTTCATGTCGCTGTCGGGATCCTTATTGCCGGTGATGAGCGGTTCTTGCTAACTTCACGCCCCGTTGGCAAGGCCTACGCAGGGTACTGGGAGTTTCCCGGAGGCAAGCTGGAGGTGGGGGAGTCTGTGGAGCAGGCGTTGAGACGCGAGCTCCATGAAGAAATTGGCGTCACCATAGGCGAGGTCCACATTTGGAGAGACAAGCTGGTGGACTACCCCCACGCCCTCGTCAGGCTGCATTTTTGCAAGATTTACGAGTGGACAGGCGTGCTCGAAATGCGCGAAGGGCAAAGCTTCACATGGGAGCAGTTACCCGTGGTGTCAGCGCCGGTATTGCCCGGCACAGTGCCTGTGCTCGAATGGTTGGCGCTGGGGCGGGATGATTGA
- a CDS encoding ATP-binding protein, with translation MTLSLERLLERAEQLIQRIESVLPQPLGAPDWDASVAYRYRKRSSGHGVLEPVRQVAQMHLSDLQEIDGQKEKIQRNTLQFVQGLPANNVLLTGARGTGKSSLVKACLGEYMHLGLRLIEVDKSDLVDLPDIVDVVSDRPERFIVFCDDLSFEDGEPGYKALKSILDGSISAAGQNILIYATSNRRHLLPEYMKENLSYTHTADGEVHPGEVVEEKISLSERFGLWVSFYPFSQEEYLVIVSQWLSVMGIEPEEAVAAHPQALVWALERGSRSGRVAYQFARDFAGARAASLAS, from the coding sequence ATGACCCTTTCGCTTGAACGTTTGCTGGAACGCGCGGAACAATTGATACAGCGTATCGAATCGGTGCTTCCACAACCGCTGGGGGCGCCCGATTGGGACGCATCGGTGGCCTATCGCTACCGCAAACGCAGCAGCGGTCATGGCGTCCTGGAACCCGTGCGCCAGGTGGCCCAGATGCATTTGTCAGATCTTCAGGAGATTGACGGCCAAAAAGAAAAAATTCAACGCAATACCTTGCAATTTGTGCAAGGCCTGCCGGCGAACAATGTCTTGCTGACGGGTGCAAGAGGTACCGGCAAGTCGTCCTTGGTGAAGGCGTGCCTGGGCGAGTACATGCACCTTGGTCTGCGCTTGATTGAAGTCGACAAATCTGATTTGGTGGATTTGCCAGACATCGTTGACGTGGTTTCTGATCGGCCAGAGCGCTTCATCGTGTTCTGTGATGATTTGAGCTTCGAAGATGGTGAGCCGGGCTACAAGGCCTTGAAGTCGATCCTGGACGGTTCGATCTCTGCGGCGGGTCAGAACATTTTGATTTATGCGACCAGCAATCGCCGGCACCTGCTGCCTGAATACATGAAGGAAAACCTCAGCTACACCCACACCGCCGATGGCGAGGTTCACCCGGGCGAGGTAGTGGAGGAAAAAATATCGCTCTCCGAGCGCTTTGGCCTCTGGGTGAGTTTTTATCCTTTCAGCCAAGAAGAGTACCTTGTGATCGTGTCCCAGTGGTTGTCCGTCATGGGTATTGAACCTGAAGAGGCTGTTGCAGCACATCCGCAGGCCTTGGTATGGGCGCTGGAGCGTGGCTCGCGCAGCGGCCGAGTGGCCTATCAGTTCGCACGGGATTTCGCAGGTGCCAGAGCGGCTTCACTGGCGTCCTGA
- the argJ gene encoding bifunctional glutamate N-acetyltransferase/amino-acid acetyltransferase ArgJ, protein MPVLLQTPDVADLLAISGVRIGVAEAAIRKVNRKDLTIFLVEEGCAVGAVFTQNRFAAAPVQVCREHLAAGQPIRAIVINTGNANAGTGASGLSDARQTCAALARAMGFQHEQVLPFSTGVIMEPLPLDRLLAGLPKALESAGSGQAGEAARWLLAAEAIMTTDTLPKAASVGWTSAEKRFSATGIAKGAGMIRPNMATMLGFLATDAAVEPALMNQLAKQLADASFNRVTVDGDTSTNDSFVVLATGQAGNKPIADLNTPDGQALVKALTQVAQVLAHAIVRDGEGATKFITIQVDGGRNTEECLKVAYAVAHSPLVKTAFFASDPNLGRILAAVGYAGISDLDATQIELHLGDVHVVTAGGRHPQYREEDGQRVMKEPEILVRIGLQRGTVSDTVWTCDLSHDYVTINADYRS, encoded by the coding sequence ATGCCAGTTCTCCTTCAAACACCCGACGTGGCGGATCTGTTGGCGATATCCGGCGTGCGGATCGGTGTGGCCGAGGCGGCCATCCGCAAGGTCAACCGCAAAGACCTGACCATTTTTTTGGTGGAAGAGGGGTGCGCGGTGGGTGCCGTGTTCACACAGAACCGCTTTGCCGCCGCACCCGTGCAGGTTTGTCGTGAGCATCTGGCTGCTGGCCAACCAATTCGCGCGATCGTGATCAATACAGGGAATGCCAACGCCGGAACAGGGGCGTCTGGGCTGTCAGACGCTCGACAAACCTGTGCTGCTCTGGCGCGAGCCATGGGCTTTCAGCACGAGCAGGTGTTGCCGTTTTCCACCGGTGTGATCATGGAGCCCTTGCCATTGGACCGCCTGTTGGCGGGTCTGCCCAAGGCGCTTGAAAGCGCCGGGTCGGGGCAGGCGGGCGAGGCGGCCCGTTGGCTGCTGGCTGCCGAAGCCATCATGACCACCGACACCTTGCCCAAAGCCGCCAGCGTGGGCTGGACCTCGGCGGAAAAAAGGTTCAGTGCCACTGGCATTGCCAAAGGGGCGGGCATGATCCGTCCCAATATGGCCACCATGCTCGGCTTTCTCGCGACCGATGCGGCGGTGGAGCCTGCGCTGATGAACCAATTGGCCAAACAATTGGCAGACGCTTCTTTTAACCGTGTCACCGTCGACGGTGACACATCGACCAATGACTCCTTTGTGGTGCTGGCAACGGGGCAAGCCGGCAACAAACCCATTGCCGATCTGAATACACCAGATGGTCAAGCGTTGGTCAAGGCACTGACGCAGGTGGCCCAGGTTTTGGCTCACGCAATCGTTCGAGATGGTGAAGGCGCGACCAAATTCATCACTATCCAGGTGGATGGTGGGCGAAATACAGAAGAGTGTTTGAAGGTAGCCTACGCTGTGGCGCATTCGCCGCTTGTGAAAACAGCCTTCTTTGCCAGCGATCCCAATTTGGGTCGCATTCTGGCGGCGGTGGGTTATGCGGGCATTTCTGACCTTGATGCAACACAGATTGAGTTGCATCTGGGTGACGTGCATGTGGTGACGGCGGGCGGGCGACACCCGCAATACCGTGAGGAAGACGGACAACGGGTGATGAAAGAGCCTGAAATTCTGGTGCGAATCGGGTTGCAGCGTGGAACGGTCAGCGACACCGTCTGGACTTGCGACCTCAGCCACGACTACGTGACCATCAATGCCGATTACCGCTCATGA